A genomic stretch from Octopus sinensis linkage group LG14, ASM634580v1, whole genome shotgun sequence includes:
- the LOC115218821 gene encoding zinc finger protein 271-like → MYPVQSMYPVDRPFDYDICSRGFSQIDHHHLNGCSDNGSAPSHPPTSTTPQGPMSPHSQHSTDHKQVLPDNGSMCWKPFPESGKNGGNFKNCLNVPNADAIHSNSHSLSHSHLLPHMNSHPNQGVGRGGGRGRGRGSGTVSTSTTEKTFNCTFCRKAFAQRANLHIHERSHTGEKPFKCSYCPKSFSLKANMKIHERTHTGEKPFSCSFCQKSFSQRANLDIHERTHTGIKPFQCSFCPKSFPQRANLNIHERTHTGEKPFVCGICKKSFSQRANLNIHERVHTGVKPYKCSVCDKAFSLRANLHIHERIHTGEKPFSCSVCTKSFSQRANLDIHERTHSGEKPFQCSYCRKAFPQRANLDIHERTHTGEKPFTCAICLKGFSQRANLNIHERVHTGLKPYRCSVCDKSFSQRANLDIHERTHTGLKPYQCSYCEKTFPQKANLTIHERTHTGVKPYTCGVCKKSFSQRSNLNHHECIRIPVVPPPLIQKPYTCDICKKGFAQRANLNSHACAQAASAKALSQNKPLSNNNNTTNTPNTANDNNNNNNNANTNTNNNSNNNSNGGSGSNTPDSTGSAPTSGMCQQAPLSGKGKSSARVNIHPPQTATSPPLHHSHHSPSPHHQQQQHTPSSSPSPHSPHPPLPHSSQHPHNTSADEPHSHNRSFQPPAQSPHPPHSISPHHTSAAAAAALRLQPLSIPSSYTHHQMMQSWGGNYGSWPRGFPMSSQWGSPGWGPNNGSNTQSAFSCNVVPKQSKRGASGNSVGSGGVDKHKPSI, encoded by the coding sequence ATGTACCCGGTACAGTCGATGTACCCAGTGGATAGACCTTTTGACTATGACATCTGTAGCCGTGGTTTCTCTCAGAttgaccaccaccacttgaaCGGCTGCAGTGACAATGGGTCGGCCCCTTCACACCCCCCTACCTCAACAACACCTCAGGGCCCAATGTCACCACATTCTCAGCATTCAACCGACCACAAACAGGTGTTGCCCGACAACGGCAGTATGTGCTGGAAACCGTTTCCAGAATCTGGTAAAAATGGCGGCAACTTCAAGAACTGCCTCAACGTACCCAACGCCGATGCCATTCATTCCAATTCACATTCACTCAGCCACTCCCATCTTTTACCCCACATGAATTCCCACCCTAACCAAGGGGTGGGCCGGGGTGGAGGACGGGGTCGTGGTCGAGGTTCTGGAACCGTTTCAACGAGTACAACAGAGAAAACGTTCAACTGCACTTTCTGTCGAAAAGCCTTTGCCCAACGTGCCAATCTGCACATCCATGAAAGGTCTCATACCGGAGAGAAACCATTCAAATGTAGCTATTGTCCAAAATCCTTTTCTCTGAAGGCGAACATGAAGATTCACGAGCGAACCCACACTGGGGAGAAACCGTTCAGTTGCAGTTTTTGCCAGAAGAGCTTCAGCCAGCGTGCCAACCTGGATATCCacgaacgtacacacacaggcatcaaaccGTTTCAGTGTTCGTTTTGTCCCAAGTCGTTTCCTCAGAGAGCCAACCTGAATATCCACGAACGTACACACACGGGGGAAAAACCGTTCGTCTGTGGTATTTGCAAAAAAAGTTTTAGCCAACGAGCTAATTTGAATATTCATGAACGTGTCCACACAGGTGTGAAACCTTACAAGTGCTCTGTCTGTGACAAGGCATTTTCTCTCCGGGCGAATCTACACATCCACgaacgcattcatactggggagaaaccgTTCTCATGTTCAGTATGTACCAAGTCGTTCAGCCAACGTGCTAACTTGGACATACATGAACGCACGCACTCTGGTGAGAAACCGTTTCAGTGTTCATACTGCCGTAAGGCGTTTCCGCAGCGAGCAAATTTGGACATACACGAGcgcactcatacaggagaaaagccattcaCATGTGCAATATGTCTGAAAGGTTTCAGCCAGCGTGCAAATTTAAACATTCACGAACGTGTTCACACAGGCCTGAAGCCATATCGATGTTCTGTGTGcgacaaatcattctctcagcGAGCTAACTTGGATATACATGAACGCACTCACACGGGACTAAAACCTTATCAGTGTTCTTACTGTGAAAAGACATTTCCTCAGAAAGCCAACCTTACGATCCACGAACGCACCCACACGGGCGTCAAGCCGTACACGTGTGGGGTGTGCAAGAAATCATTTAGTCAGAGGTCTAACTTAAATCATCATGAATGTATTCGCATACCTGTAGTGCCACCGCCACTCATCCAAAAACCTTACACGTGTGACATTTGTAAAAAGGGCTTTGCTCAAAGGGCCAACTtaaacagccatgcctgtgcccaaGCAGCCAGTGCTAAGGCATTGAGCCAAAACAAACcccttagcaacaacaacaacacaactaacACACCCAACACTgctaatgacaataacaacaacaacaataatgctaatactaatactaataataatagtaataacaatagtaatggaGGCAGTGGTTCTAATACTCCTGATAGCACTGGGTCTGCTCCCACTAGTGGAATGTGTCAGCAAGCCCCCCTCTCTGGGAAGGGAAAGTCATCGGCCAGAGTGAACATCCATCCACCCCAGACTGCCACCTCTCCCCCCTTGCACCACTCGCACCACTCCCCATCACCccatcaccagcagcaacagcacacGCCATCGTCTTCTCCGTCACCGCACTCTCCACATCCGCCTCTCCCCCATTCATCACAACACCCACACAATACCTCAGCTGATGAGCCCCACTCACACAACAGGAGTTTCCAGCCTCCCGCCCAGTCCCCACACCCTCCTCACTCCATCTCCCCGCACCACACGTCTGCTGCAGCTGCCGCAGCCCTGCGACTGCAACCGTTGTCAATCCCTTCATCGTACACGCATCATCAGATGATGCAGTCGTGGGGTGGTAACTACGGCAGCTGGCCAAGGGGTTTCCCAATGTCATCCCAGTGGGGGTCGCCCGGGTGGGGCCCTAACAACGGCTCAAACACACAGAGTGCATTTTCCTGCAATGTTGTACCAAAGCAGAGCAAGCGAGGTGCAAGTGGCAACAGTGTTGGGTCTGGAGGGGTTGACAAACACAAACCTTCCATCTGA